In one window of Paenarthrobacter nicotinovorans DNA:
- a CDS encoding helix-turn-helix domain-containing protein — protein sequence MRTVREAGPLVRELREERAWSQAELARRASVSRTFVIDLESGKASVETSKFMDVFQALGFEIAIRDSETGAVRW from the coding sequence TTGCGTACGGTCCGAGAGGCAGGGCCCTTGGTCCGGGAACTCAGGGAAGAGCGAGCCTGGTCACAGGCAGAGTTGGCCCGGCGCGCCAGCGTCTCACGCACCTTTGTCATCGATCTTGAATCCGGTAAAGCATCGGTGGAAACGTCCAAGTTCATGGATGTCTTTCAAGCCCTTGGTTTCGAGATCGCCATACGCGACAGCGAGACGGGCGCAGTTCGGTGGTGA
- a CDS encoding RNA-binding S4 domain-containing protein — protein sequence MSIPSSSPANVRVDAWLWAIRAYKTRSAATAACRAGHIRINGNPAKASQSVIIGDTIRVRESGWERILEVRRLIAKRVGAEAASHCFTDHTPPRPVAPKLGLPQRDRGAGRPTKKDRRDMEKLRG from the coding sequence ATGAGTATTCCGTCGTCATCCCCAGCAAACGTCCGCGTTGATGCCTGGTTGTGGGCGATCCGAGCCTACAAAACCCGCTCCGCCGCCACAGCCGCCTGCCGTGCCGGGCACATCCGGATCAACGGGAACCCGGCCAAGGCATCGCAAAGCGTGATCATCGGCGACACCATCCGGGTCCGGGAATCCGGCTGGGAACGGATCCTCGAAGTGCGACGACTCATCGCCAAACGCGTAGGAGCCGAGGCCGCGTCGCACTGTTTCACCGACCACACTCCGCCGAGGCCCGTGGCTCCCAAGCTTGGACTCCCCCAGCGCGACCGCGGAGCCGGCCGGCCCACCAAGAAGGACCGCCGGGACATGGAGAAGCTGCGGGGCTGA
- a CDS encoding DUF6318 family protein, with protein MSRLSSATLSSILAAVLLSGCQGGSPGTGSSETHTTTASPTSSASSPAASATPSSSGAYKPADAQGKAQNVPVPVMPELAKENSKAGLEVFIRYWFQELSYAYETGNSTKSLELSSSACALCQHLAESIEANYAEEHWLTGGTIRTPVIEVAWDPAVSTQQGKLQVIQQEIRYFEETGSESREFTAATNDAAAFFAEYRQGAWLITDVGIIR; from the coding sequence ATGTCACGCCTTTCGTCTGCCACATTGTCGTCCATTCTGGCGGCGGTGCTTCTGAGCGGTTGCCAGGGCGGGTCGCCAGGTACGGGCTCTTCGGAAACACACACGACGACGGCGTCGCCCACCTCAAGCGCTTCGTCACCCGCTGCTTCGGCTACTCCGTCTTCTTCCGGGGCCTACAAACCCGCTGATGCGCAGGGGAAGGCACAGAACGTTCCGGTTCCGGTGATGCCCGAGCTGGCCAAGGAGAACTCGAAGGCGGGGTTGGAGGTGTTTATTAGGTACTGGTTTCAGGAACTTAGCTACGCATACGAGACCGGTAATTCCACGAAGTCCTTGGAGCTGTCGTCCAGTGCCTGTGCGCTCTGCCAGCACCTGGCAGAGTCCATCGAAGCCAATTACGCGGAGGAGCACTGGCTTACCGGGGGAACAATTCGAACCCCTGTCATAGAAGTCGCGTGGGATCCCGCCGTATCGACCCAGCAAGGCAAGTTGCAAGTGATTCAGCAAGAGATTCGCTACTTCGAAGAGACCGGATCCGAAAGTCGGGAATTCACTGCAGCTACGAATGACGCCGCCGCTTTCTTTGCTGAATACCGCCAGGGAGCTTGGCTCATCACTGACGTGGGCATTATTCGATGA
- a CDS encoding restriction endonuclease has translation MTESAAQAPSTEVPIWPALIVPVLQALSDGQTLHRKELFHQAADQAGLSAGAREETLNSGGLRYEQRMGWVLSHLTRAGWIDRPVKGYYCITDTGRQWLLDNPQGINYSQAHTIFAQYWPKADGQAAPTQAARETGLSATEELEPVEQIEDAINRIQGEVGASLLKRLHEGHPDFFEDAVVKLLLKMGYGGAEQRGRRIGGTGDGGVDGVIDQDALGLDRVYIQAKRYSPDNAVGREAIQAFVGALHGFSASKGVFITTSRFSQGARDYAGSVGTRTILIDGARLVSLMIKYRVGVQVKQSYDVVELDEDFFE, from the coding sequence GTGACCGAATCAGCGGCTCAGGCACCTTCGACCGAGGTACCGATTTGGCCAGCGCTCATCGTGCCGGTTCTCCAAGCTCTGTCTGATGGACAGACGCTCCACCGGAAGGAGCTCTTCCATCAAGCGGCGGATCAAGCCGGACTGTCGGCGGGCGCTCGCGAGGAGACCCTGAACTCGGGCGGACTGCGTTACGAGCAGCGCATGGGCTGGGTCCTAAGCCACCTGACACGGGCGGGCTGGATCGACCGTCCCGTAAAGGGGTACTACTGCATCACCGATACCGGCAGGCAGTGGCTTCTGGACAATCCTCAGGGGATCAACTACAGCCAGGCACACACAATCTTTGCGCAGTACTGGCCGAAAGCCGACGGTCAAGCCGCACCCACTCAGGCTGCGCGAGAGACCGGCCTCTCAGCTACGGAAGAACTGGAGCCAGTGGAGCAGATCGAGGACGCGATAAACCGCATCCAAGGCGAAGTAGGAGCATCGCTCCTTAAACGGCTTCACGAAGGACATCCGGACTTTTTCGAAGACGCTGTGGTGAAGCTGCTGCTGAAGATGGGCTACGGAGGTGCTGAGCAACGGGGGCGACGTATCGGTGGCACCGGTGACGGTGGCGTTGACGGGGTTATAGACCAAGACGCGCTTGGGTTGGATCGGGTCTACATCCAGGCAAAACGTTACAGCCCGGACAACGCCGTTGGCCGCGAAGCCATCCAAGCATTCGTAGGAGCGCTGCATGGCTTCTCTGCCTCCAAGGGCGTTTTCATCACCACCAGTAGGTTTTCACAAGGTGCGAGAGATTATGCAGGCAGTGTCGGCACCCGCACAATCCTGATTGACGGCGCTCGTCTAGTGAGCCTCATGATTAAATACCGGGTCGGAGTGCAGGTGAAGCAGAGCTACGACGTCGTAGAACTGGACGAGGACTTCTTCGAATAA
- a CDS encoding DUF3817 domain-containing protein, with the protein MQPRALFRTVAFAEAVTWTLLLIGLFLKYVTKTTDLGVSIAGGIHGFVFLCYAATAAFTWINQKWTTRTGLLAIGSAVIPYATIPMEKSLDRRGLLAGGWRLAAGGDTPRGGFEKAQAWVLRNPILAVVVTLVAVGAVFSFLLFMGPPGTWFS; encoded by the coding sequence ATGCAGCCCCGTGCCCTGTTCCGTACCGTCGCTTTTGCCGAGGCCGTGACATGGACGCTGCTGCTGATCGGGCTGTTCCTTAAATACGTCACGAAGACCACTGACCTCGGCGTGAGTATCGCCGGAGGCATCCACGGCTTCGTGTTCCTTTGCTACGCAGCGACGGCCGCCTTCACCTGGATCAACCAGAAGTGGACAACGCGGACTGGCCTGCTCGCCATCGGCTCCGCTGTGATTCCCTATGCCACCATCCCGATGGAGAAGTCGCTGGATCGCCGGGGTCTCCTGGCCGGTGGGTGGCGTTTGGCCGCTGGGGGAGATACGCCGCGTGGGGGCTTTGAAAAGGCTCAAGCCTGGGTCCTTCGCAATCCAATCCTCGCGGTTGTGGTGACCCTGGTGGCTGTGGGTGCAGTGTTCAGCTTCCTTCTGTTCATGGGCCCTCCGGGTACCTGGTTCTCCTAG
- a CDS encoding sulfite oxidase, translating to MSNDHLQQRATKAVVTGQPTDGPLTHEELQLSGRNHSMPLEALHDDITPAGLHYLLIHFDIPHLSPETWRLRLGGAVDHTLELSLEDIKARPAVTMPVTLECAGNGRSLLEPRPLSQPWVLGAVGTAEWTGTPLAPLLEEAGLAGDVVELVFTGADNGVQGGVEEPYARSLSVAEAMHPEVMLVYAMNGQPLPLQHGFPLRLLVPGWYGMASVKWLTSIEAVTSRFMGWQQSVAYHYLQGPDGPGIPVTHIRVRSLMVPPGIPEFFTRRRIVDAGPVMLHGRAWSGHGEVERVEVGIDGEWMPAHLDPALGDFAWRSWSMVWVASPGEHLLRCRAMDTSGALQPTEQVWNYQGIGNNMAQRVEVTVR from the coding sequence ATGTCCAATGATCACCTCCAACAACGGGCCACGAAAGCCGTCGTCACCGGGCAGCCCACCGATGGACCCCTGACCCACGAAGAGTTGCAGCTTTCCGGGCGGAACCATTCGATGCCGCTGGAGGCCCTGCACGACGACATCACTCCGGCCGGCCTGCACTACCTGCTGATCCACTTCGACATCCCGCATCTGTCACCTGAGACGTGGCGGTTGCGACTGGGCGGGGCTGTCGACCACACGCTTGAACTCAGCCTCGAGGACATCAAAGCGCGGCCGGCTGTCACCATGCCCGTCACTCTCGAATGCGCGGGAAACGGCCGCTCGCTTCTGGAACCCCGCCCCTTGAGCCAGCCCTGGGTGCTTGGCGCGGTGGGCACAGCCGAGTGGACCGGAACTCCCTTGGCGCCCCTGCTGGAGGAGGCAGGGTTGGCGGGTGACGTCGTCGAACTTGTTTTTACCGGTGCCGACAACGGTGTCCAAGGCGGCGTCGAAGAGCCGTATGCCCGCAGTCTTTCCGTCGCCGAGGCCATGCACCCCGAAGTGATGCTGGTCTATGCCATGAATGGCCAGCCTTTGCCGCTGCAGCATGGATTCCCGTTGAGGCTCCTGGTCCCTGGTTGGTACGGGATGGCGAGTGTGAAGTGGTTGACGTCGATCGAAGCAGTGACGTCGCGGTTCATGGGATGGCAGCAGTCCGTGGCCTATCACTATCTGCAGGGTCCGGATGGGCCCGGCATTCCTGTCACCCATATCCGTGTGCGGTCCCTGATGGTGCCGCCGGGGATCCCGGAATTCTTCACCCGGCGACGGATCGTGGACGCCGGCCCGGTGATGCTGCACGGCCGTGCATGGTCCGGACACGGTGAAGTGGAGCGGGTGGAAGTGGGGATCGACGGCGAATGGATGCCTGCGCACTTGGATCCGGCGCTGGGGGACTTCGCGTGGCGGTCGTGGTCCATGGTGTGGGTCGCGAGCCCAGGGGAACACCTGTTGCGGTGCCGGGCCATGGATACCTCGGGCGCGCTGCAGCCTACCGAGCAGGTGTGGAACTACCAGGGTATCGGGAACAACATGGCGCAGCGGGTTGAGGTGACGGTGCGGTAG
- a CDS encoding restriction endonuclease subunit S: MPLVKVARVVSGGTPKTAVAEYWDGDIPWATPKDLSSLRAVEIHSTPRGLTPAGLNASSAEVLPANSVLFSSRAPIGLLAINSVPMATNQGFKSFVPDPTQLEARYLYRWLEFNRKWLQSLGVGATFKEVSKATVSRIELPLPSLAEQRRIAAILDKADELRGKRRQAIAHLNTLTQSIFHSMFGDTVSNSLNWPVKAFGRVTTSRLGKMLDKKAQTGKHGFKYLRNANVQWFQINTDDLLEMDFSPSDQIEFALRRGDILVCEGGEPGRAAIWKDQAIDCYFQKALHRVRPNPDDLDPQYIVHLLWALAHGGGLKDHVTVATIAHLTGEKLKRMHIPVPPLELQQTFANRIAAVERLKETYRKHLAELDALFASLQNRAFKGEL, translated from the coding sequence GTGCCACTCGTCAAGGTCGCTCGTGTCGTCTCTGGCGGGACGCCCAAGACTGCCGTCGCAGAGTACTGGGACGGGGACATTCCATGGGCAACACCCAAGGACCTAAGCAGCCTCAGGGCTGTAGAAATCCACTCAACTCCCCGGGGACTGACCCCGGCGGGTTTGAATGCTAGCAGCGCCGAGGTTCTACCCGCTAATTCGGTTTTGTTCAGTTCCCGTGCGCCAATCGGTCTGTTGGCCATCAACAGCGTTCCCATGGCAACAAACCAAGGGTTCAAAAGCTTTGTTCCCGACCCTACCCAGCTTGAGGCCCGGTATCTCTACCGCTGGCTCGAATTCAACCGGAAATGGCTACAAAGTCTTGGTGTTGGTGCGACTTTCAAGGAGGTTTCAAAAGCCACTGTTTCGCGGATTGAACTTCCTCTGCCATCCTTAGCGGAGCAGCGGCGGATTGCGGCGATTTTGGACAAGGCCGATGAGCTCCGCGGCAAGCGCCGCCAAGCAATCGCCCACCTGAACACCCTCACCCAGTCGATTTTCCACTCCATGTTCGGCGATACGGTCTCTAATAGCCTCAACTGGCCAGTCAAAGCCTTCGGCCGGGTCACTACGAGCCGCCTGGGCAAGATGCTGGACAAGAAGGCCCAGACTGGAAAGCATGGCTTTAAGTATCTGCGCAATGCCAACGTGCAATGGTTTCAGATCAATACGGATGATCTGCTCGAGATGGACTTTAGCCCCTCAGACCAAATCGAGTTCGCACTTCGCAGAGGAGACATCCTGGTGTGTGAAGGTGGGGAACCGGGCCGAGCAGCCATTTGGAAAGACCAGGCAATCGACTGTTACTTCCAGAAAGCACTTCACCGTGTGCGACCGAATCCTGATGATTTAGATCCTCAATACATAGTTCACCTGCTCTGGGCTCTGGCTCATGGCGGCGGCCTCAAAGACCATGTGACGGTTGCTACGATCGCACACCTAACCGGTGAGAAGCTCAAGCGAATGCACATTCCAGTTCCCCCGCTCGAACTGCAGCAGACCTTCGCAAACCGAATTGCCGCCGTCGAGCGTTTGAAGGAAACTTACCGCAAGCACTTGGCGGAACTGGACGCGCTCTTCGCGTCTCTCCAAAACCGCGCGTTCAAAGGAGAACTCTAG
- a CDS encoding thermonuclease family protein codes for MRKLIIGATAAVAIVTGSLVAAAAANADSGTVVRVVDGDTVVVSINNIDQTVRLLNINTPETKDPNKPTECLGPEATDHLEGVLPVGSKVRLEFDVERHDKYGRTLAGVFNASNQLVNAEIARRGLGVPMVVGENRKFLPPVEAAFEEARTAKSGLFAEGIECTLPAQLAAANEALTAAQSAAPATTSAGAGASATGLATAIVAAKAAKDLLSAARETENSILWAAYSASESTAKLTALTAVITRAESAHNQLKEQEKTLAAAEKKAEEERVAAVARAEAERKAAAEAEAAAKKAADEAAAAEQARAAAAAAEAERIRNLPVPAPYVPPVQPYVPPAQNYVPPAPPAQSNPYPGYTGPRCYAPGGKSWRPC; via the coding sequence ATGCGGAAGCTAATCATTGGAGCTACGGCAGCAGTCGCGATCGTGACTGGCTCCCTGGTAGCGGCGGCTGCCGCAAACGCCGACAGCGGGACCGTCGTCAGGGTGGTCGACGGCGACACGGTAGTTGTATCCATCAACAACATCGATCAGACAGTTCGCCTGCTGAACATCAATACTCCGGAAACTAAGGATCCGAACAAGCCCACCGAATGCCTTGGGCCGGAGGCGACAGATCATCTTGAGGGAGTACTGCCGGTGGGCAGCAAGGTCAGGTTGGAGTTCGACGTCGAACGCCATGACAAATACGGCAGAACCTTGGCGGGGGTCTTCAATGCCAGCAACCAGCTGGTCAACGCAGAGATCGCACGCCGGGGACTGGGGGTTCCAATGGTCGTCGGAGAAAACCGAAAGTTCCTGCCTCCTGTCGAAGCCGCCTTTGAGGAAGCGCGTACTGCCAAGTCCGGGCTCTTCGCAGAGGGCATCGAATGCACCCTCCCTGCGCAACTGGCAGCTGCCAACGAAGCACTGACAGCGGCACAGAGTGCGGCGCCGGCAACGACGTCGGCCGGAGCGGGAGCATCGGCTACTGGGCTGGCGACAGCCATCGTTGCTGCCAAGGCAGCGAAAGACCTCCTGTCCGCAGCGAGAGAAACAGAGAACTCCATCCTTTGGGCGGCATACTCTGCCAGCGAATCAACCGCCAAGTTGACCGCCCTGACCGCAGTAATAACCCGGGCTGAGTCTGCACACAATCAGCTCAAGGAACAAGAGAAGACACTTGCCGCGGCCGAGAAGAAGGCAGAGGAAGAACGAGTAGCCGCTGTGGCGCGAGCGGAGGCAGAACGAAAGGCTGCTGCGGAAGCAGAGGCGGCAGCAAAGAAGGCTGCCGATGAGGCCGCCGCGGCAGAACAGGCTCGGGCAGCAGCAGCGGCTGCCGAGGCTGAACGGATACGCAACTTACCCGTACCAGCTCCCTATGTTCCGCCAGTCCAGCCGTATGTTCCGCCAGCTCAGAATTACGTACCGCCGGCGCCACCGGCCCAATCGAATCCCTACCCGGGGTACACGGGCCCCCGCTGTTACGCTCCCGGCGGCAAGTCCTGGCGTCCCTGCTGA
- a CDS encoding aldo/keto reductase — MSLNELRTLGRTGALISPLTLGTLNFGTGAAPTGPAESIRIIKAALDAGITSIDTADIYSQGESETVVGQAIHSRRDDVFLATKFHGQMGSNPAHAGNSRRWIVRAVEDSLRRLNTDRIDLYQAHRPDYNTDLLETITALNDLIRQGKILYYGTSVFSPAQLVEAQWIANTNHLTPPVVDQVPYSLLVRANERDVFPITQQYGVGVLSYGPLDGGWLAGGYRVGAGQPESSRFSALPGRFDVNAPFNQGKLHAADALAQLAARHGLTLIQLAVAFALNHPAVTSVIIGPRTEEHLTDYLKAADVVLSESVLDEIDDIVAPAVNFLERDAGTVAPHLEYPELRRR; from the coding sequence ATGAGCCTCAACGAGCTACGAACGCTTGGACGCACTGGCGCCCTGATCAGCCCGCTCACCCTGGGCACCCTGAACTTCGGCACCGGCGCCGCGCCCACAGGTCCCGCAGAGAGCATCCGGATCATCAAGGCCGCGCTCGACGCCGGTATCACCAGCATCGACACTGCAGACATCTACTCACAAGGGGAATCCGAAACCGTGGTGGGCCAGGCGATCCACAGCCGGCGCGACGACGTCTTCCTCGCCACCAAGTTCCACGGGCAAATGGGATCCAACCCCGCGCACGCCGGCAACTCCCGCCGCTGGATTGTCCGGGCTGTCGAGGACAGCTTGCGGCGTCTGAACACGGACAGGATCGACCTCTACCAGGCACACCGCCCGGACTACAACACCGACCTCCTGGAAACCATCACTGCCCTCAACGACCTCATCCGCCAGGGCAAGATCCTCTACTACGGCACGTCCGTGTTCAGCCCGGCCCAACTCGTTGAGGCCCAGTGGATCGCCAACACCAACCACTTGACCCCTCCGGTCGTGGACCAAGTGCCCTATTCGCTTCTGGTGCGTGCCAACGAACGCGACGTCTTCCCCATCACCCAGCAGTACGGCGTCGGGGTCTTGAGCTACGGACCGCTCGACGGCGGGTGGCTGGCAGGCGGTTACCGGGTCGGGGCCGGGCAGCCCGAGAGTTCGCGTTTTTCCGCACTTCCCGGCCGCTTCGATGTGAACGCGCCGTTCAACCAAGGCAAACTGCACGCCGCGGACGCCCTGGCCCAACTCGCGGCACGCCACGGATTGACGCTCATCCAGTTGGCAGTCGCCTTTGCCCTGAACCACCCGGCAGTGACCAGCGTGATCATCGGCCCCCGCACCGAGGAGCACCTGACCGATTACCTGAAAGCCGCGGACGTGGTGCTGAGCGAGTCCGTCCTGGATGAAATCGACGACATCGTGGCGCCCGCAGTCAACTTCCTCGAACGCGACGCCGGCACCGTTGCCCCGCACCTCGAGTACCCGGAACTACGACGCCGGTAG
- a CDS encoding type I restriction-modification system subunit M, whose protein sequence is MITGEIKSQVDKVWNTFWSGGISNPLEVIEQITYLLFLKRLDENQTRAEKQANILGEPIENAVFPEGVDPQGRPYSDLRWSNFKDFGQIEMFTVFQQNIFPFLRTELTKQSNGEDSTYSHHMKDAQFKIPNAGVLKQVVDVIDSINMEGRDTKGDLYEYMLSKLASAGTNGQFRTPRHIIDLMVAMTAPQPLEAICDPAAGTCGFLVQAGEYLRKNNSNLLTNDETSKFFHHEQFHGFDFDSTMLRIGSMNMLLHGVENPDVSYRDSLADLHSVEEEKYNVILANPPFAGSLDYENVSKELLNVVKTKKTELLFLALFIKLLKPGGRAAVIVPDGVLFGSTGAHKSLRKTLVEGHKLDAVVKLPSGVFKPYAGVSTAILFFTKTNSGGTDNVWFYDVKSDGFSLDDKRTPLASSDLEDVLSRWNQRTTAELERARTEQSFCVPLSEIVANDYDLSLNRYKEIEYEEVEHAAPEEILAALDQLETEITEGMNELRELLK, encoded by the coding sequence GTGATCACAGGTGAAATCAAGTCCCAAGTAGACAAAGTCTGGAATACGTTCTGGAGCGGCGGTATCTCGAACCCGCTGGAAGTCATCGAGCAGATCACGTACCTTCTGTTCCTCAAGCGCCTGGACGAGAACCAGACTCGGGCGGAGAAGCAGGCCAACATCTTGGGCGAGCCGATCGAGAACGCGGTGTTTCCCGAGGGTGTTGACCCCCAGGGCCGCCCCTATTCGGACCTCCGCTGGTCGAACTTCAAGGACTTTGGTCAGATTGAGATGTTCACGGTCTTCCAGCAGAACATCTTCCCGTTCCTCCGAACTGAGCTGACCAAGCAGTCCAACGGCGAAGACTCCACTTATAGCCACCACATGAAGGATGCGCAGTTCAAGATCCCGAACGCGGGTGTCTTGAAGCAGGTGGTGGATGTCATCGACTCCATCAACATGGAGGGCCGCGACACCAAGGGCGATCTCTACGAGTACATGTTGTCGAAGCTGGCATCGGCGGGTACCAACGGACAGTTCCGAACCCCACGGCACATCATCGACCTCATGGTCGCGATGACAGCACCCCAGCCACTCGAAGCCATCTGTGATCCGGCCGCTGGCACCTGCGGCTTCCTGGTTCAGGCCGGCGAATACCTCCGTAAGAACAACAGCAATCTCCTCACCAATGACGAGACCAGTAAGTTCTTCCATCACGAGCAGTTCCATGGCTTCGACTTCGACTCCACCATGCTCCGCATCGGTTCAATGAACATGCTGCTCCACGGGGTCGAGAACCCGGATGTTTCCTACCGCGATTCACTTGCCGACCTGCACTCCGTCGAGGAAGAGAAGTACAACGTCATCCTCGCCAACCCGCCGTTCGCTGGCAGCTTGGACTACGAGAATGTGTCGAAAGAGTTGCTGAACGTCGTCAAGACGAAGAAGACCGAACTCCTCTTCCTGGCACTTTTCATCAAGCTGCTTAAGCCAGGCGGACGCGCTGCGGTTATCGTTCCCGACGGCGTCCTCTTCGGCTCCACCGGCGCACACAAGTCCCTCCGCAAGACACTGGTCGAAGGCCACAAGCTCGACGCCGTCGTAAAACTCCCGTCCGGCGTCTTCAAGCCCTACGCCGGTGTCTCCACCGCCATCCTCTTCTTCACGAAAACCAACTCCGGCGGCACGGATAACGTCTGGTTCTACGACGTAAAGTCGGACGGGTTCAGCCTCGACGACAAGCGCACGCCGCTTGCCTCTTCCGACCTTGAGGACGTCCTCTCACGTTGGAATCAGCGCACGACGGCGGAACTTGAGCGGGCGCGCACGGAACAGTCCTTCTGTGTTCCGCTTTCAGAGATCGTGGCGAACGACTACGACCTGTCGCTGAACCGGTACAAGGAGATCGAGTACGAAGAAGTCGAGCATGCTGCCCCTGAGGAAATCCTGGCTGCACTGGATCAGCTCGAGACTGAAATCACCGAGGGCATGAACGAGCTGCGGGAGCTGCTGAAGTGA
- a CDS encoding HipA domain-containing protein, with protein MDGTLCGRVEQSSSGNLTFRYYPEYQAAPNATPLSLSMPLAATLHKKRNVLPFLQGLLPDSEGALQTIARRFRVSPSNPFAILEHIGADVAGALQFMRPGTGSSDGTLARTAVKPVSDRDVAEMLDHVVTEYKDGTPYDDSAGRFSLAGAQPKIALHQLPNGDWAVPEDATPTTHILKPAAGTFSRLDIVEQLTMRAASFLGLEVAKSELRRIGNWDVFVTRRYDRQEVGGTWRRIHQEDFCQALSVSPAKKYQHRDGGPGASDMAALIRSLPFEADRRAAGAGLYRALVFNTVAGCTDAHAKNYSLLLHGSRAQLSPLYDLATYAPYWDADSGIDLAMSVKAEYRLQKISKQMLVSTSTQFGVDAEAAREMVEHYSRGIVEAFEAAREELKSQLGSLPKITDDTIAKVRLLPLVEATDLK; from the coding sequence ATGGACGGGACACTTTGCGGCCGGGTTGAACAGTCGTCGTCGGGGAATCTGACGTTCCGCTATTACCCCGAATACCAGGCAGCCCCCAACGCGACCCCGCTGTCACTGTCCATGCCCTTGGCCGCCACCCTCCACAAGAAGCGCAACGTCCTGCCCTTTCTCCAGGGCCTCTTGCCCGACAGTGAAGGGGCCCTCCAGACGATTGCCCGACGGTTCCGGGTGTCCCCGTCCAACCCCTTCGCCATCCTTGAACATATCGGTGCCGATGTCGCGGGTGCGCTCCAGTTCATGCGGCCGGGCACCGGATCTTCGGATGGCACCCTCGCAAGAACGGCGGTGAAGCCAGTTTCGGACAGGGATGTGGCCGAGATGCTGGACCACGTCGTGACTGAGTACAAAGACGGCACGCCCTACGACGACTCCGCAGGACGCTTCAGCCTCGCCGGGGCTCAGCCAAAGATCGCCCTGCACCAACTTCCCAACGGCGACTGGGCGGTACCGGAAGACGCTACCCCCACGACGCACATCCTCAAACCGGCAGCCGGCACATTCAGTCGCTTGGATATTGTGGAACAGCTGACCATGAGGGCAGCATCTTTTCTGGGGCTCGAGGTGGCCAAGTCCGAACTCCGCCGCATCGGCAACTGGGACGTCTTTGTGACACGTCGCTATGACCGCCAGGAAGTGGGTGGAACCTGGCGCCGCATCCATCAAGAAGACTTTTGCCAGGCATTGAGCGTTTCTCCAGCCAAGAAATACCAGCACCGTGACGGAGGGCCGGGCGCGAGCGATATGGCCGCCCTTATCCGATCGCTTCCTTTTGAAGCGGACCGCCGGGCGGCAGGAGCAGGGCTGTACCGGGCCCTTGTTTTCAACACCGTGGCCGGTTGCACCGACGCGCACGCCAAAAACTACTCCCTCCTCCTCCATGGCAGTAGAGCGCAGCTATCGCCCCTCTACGACCTCGCCACCTATGCCCCGTATTGGGACGCGGACTCAGGTATCGACTTGGCCATGAGTGTGAAAGCCGAATACAGGCTTCAGAAGATCAGCAAGCAGATGCTGGTCTCGACAAGCACTCAGTTTGGCGTTGATGCTGAAGCAGCCCGGGAAATGGTCGAACACTATTCTCGCGGCATAGTGGAAGCATTCGAAGCTGCCAGGGAAGAGCTGAAATCCCAGCTGGGATCCCTGCCGAAAATCACCGATGACACTATTGCGAAGGTACGACTGCTGCCACTCGTCGAGGCCACGGATCTGAAATAA